In Gracilimonas sp., a single window of DNA contains:
- the rlmD gene encoding 23S rRNA (uracil(1939)-C(5))-methyltransferase RlmD yields MALKKGQEVELEIIDAAFKGKGLGKVDGLAVFVPGTTPGDKVLVRIIKKKKKYREAKLLEILEPSPHRIEPKCRHAKVCGGCSWQHIPYQKQLEFKTQQVRDHISRIGGLDEAIVNPGIGADKEFYYRNKMEYSISARRWLTEEEINRDEFVDDSAFAAGLHAPGRFDKILNLQECHLQVPESYEILDFVRGYCIEHGITPYDTFENSGFMRHVMIRNSHHTDDFMVNLVTFQDDQDVMQKLADALLDEFPFITTIINNVNDTKSPTAIGRFEKVLHGPGFIVDKIGDFTFKIHPNAFFQTNTAQAEKLYEIARNYAALEDGDIVYDLYCGVGTLSLFMSQPAKHVVGIELVDVAVKNAKFNAQENRVDNVSFIKGDMKDVFTDDVVKEFGAPNVLITDPPRAGMHPDVVERLCELKVPRIVYVSCNSSTMARDLKELNKVYHVEEVQPVDMFPQTYHIEAVARLRLRG; encoded by the coding sequence ATGGCACTAAAAAAAGGTCAGGAAGTAGAGTTAGAAATCATAGATGCGGCATTTAAAGGGAAAGGTTTAGGAAAAGTTGACGGGCTGGCTGTTTTTGTGCCCGGCACTACCCCGGGCGATAAGGTGCTTGTCCGGATCATCAAGAAAAAGAAAAAATACCGGGAAGCTAAACTGCTTGAAATCCTGGAACCCAGCCCCCACCGCATTGAGCCGAAATGCCGGCATGCCAAGGTGTGCGGCGGATGCAGCTGGCAGCATATCCCCTACCAAAAGCAACTCGAGTTTAAAACCCAGCAAGTGCGTGATCACATAAGCCGGATCGGCGGGCTAGATGAAGCCATTGTTAACCCCGGGATTGGCGCAGATAAGGAATTCTATTACCGTAATAAGATGGAATACAGCATCAGTGCGCGGCGGTGGCTGACGGAAGAAGAAATTAACCGGGATGAATTTGTAGATGATTCCGCGTTCGCGGCCGGCCTGCATGCTCCCGGACGGTTTGATAAAATCCTGAACCTGCAAGAATGCCACCTGCAAGTGCCGGAGTCGTATGAAATTTTAGATTTTGTGCGCGGATATTGCATCGAACACGGCATCACCCCTTACGATACTTTTGAGAATTCAGGCTTTATGCGACATGTGATGATCCGCAATTCTCATCACACCGATGATTTTATGGTCAACCTGGTGACGTTTCAAGATGATCAGGACGTGATGCAAAAACTGGCGGATGCTTTGCTGGATGAATTTCCTTTTATCACGACTATCATCAACAATGTGAACGACACTAAAAGCCCTACCGCCATTGGCCGGTTTGAAAAAGTGCTTCATGGTCCCGGGTTTATTGTGGACAAAATCGGTGACTTCACCTTCAAGATACATCCCAATGCTTTCTTTCAAACCAATACGGCTCAAGCCGAGAAGCTATATGAAATAGCCCGTAATTATGCTGCCCTGGAAGATGGAGATATTGTCTATGACCTGTATTGCGGGGTTGGTACGCTAAGCCTGTTCATGAGTCAACCGGCTAAACATGTAGTGGGTATCGAGCTGGTTGATGTGGCTGTTAAAAATGCCAAATTCAATGCACAGGAAAACCGGGTGGATAATGTTTCCTTCATCAAGGGGGATATGAAAGATGTGTTTACAGATGATGTAGTGAAGGAATTCGGGGCTCCAAATGTGCTTATCACTGACCCACCGAGGGCCGGAATGCATCCCGATGTGGTAGAACGGCTTTGTGAACTGAAGGTGCCCCGGATTGTGTATGTGAGCTGCAACAGCTCTACCATGGCGCGGGATTTGAAGGAGCTGAACAAAGTATATCATGTGGAGGAAGTTCAGCCTGTGGATATGTTTCCGCAGACGTATCATATTGAGGCGGTGGCGAGGTTGAGATTGAGGGGTTAG
- a CDS encoding cyclic nucleotide-binding domain-containing protein — protein sequence MFDKIKRLKDQSNIVFKSKFLANLNPAERYEFLQLCHRRSYKEGEYVFYKNDPGTGMYFIEDGTIQLTIGTPDDDESGDLVSEFELKSPESFGALSIGYNLRRKSSARCLTDCDLLGFFKPDFEVLRDRHPQIAVKFLQTLTNIALRQLETTAKKLAELSNEQTALNIQFKTYYEDIPEESV from the coding sequence ATGTTTGATAAAATAAAACGCTTAAAAGATCAGTCGAACATCGTATTCAAATCGAAGTTCCTGGCAAACCTGAACCCGGCTGAACGGTATGAATTTTTACAACTATGTCACCGCAGGAGCTATAAAGAAGGGGAATATGTTTTTTATAAAAATGATCCCGGCACCGGCATGTATTTTATTGAAGACGGCACCATACAACTCACAATAGGCACTCCGGACGATGATGAGTCCGGCGATCTTGTTTCGGAATTTGAGCTGAAATCACCGGAAAGTTTTGGAGCACTGTCTATAGGCTACAATCTTCGACGCAAATCCTCAGCACGTTGCTTGACTGATTGTGATCTCCTGGGATTTTTTAAGCCGGATTTTGAAGTATTGCGAGACCGTCATCCGCAAATAGCCGTCAAATTCCTTCAGACACTCACCAACATCGCGTTACGGCAGCTTGAAACCACCGCAAAAAAATTGGCAGAGTTATCAAACGAACAAACTGCATTAAATATTCAATTTAAAACCTATTACGAGGATATCCCCGAGGAATCAGTTTAA
- a CDS encoding BamA/TamA family outer membrane protein: MDFIYPEVIYAQTVQENANTEDVVRRIRFSGNENIKDRSLTTLVRTRTNREFLGIPRFTPWYFIWKTSNGRFGEEPAYLNRGTVGNDMERIALYYESLGYLDVNVDTTIVEYRTDKIEVSFIIEEGPAYQIGTVSYSGMPDFSDPQRKFNFLADGALTRGRLNDTTFTVNRQYSSQALSTEQQRIITFLKNNGYASVQRDSVIALVKDDTTKSNTLDIRYQIYPGKTYTFGDVRVRLSDTEPPVNYTQKDTLSGPPHTVDSTQTVFLEKEPGTQSAFRLLYDQILFKPGQIYNHSLYLETVNEFQNLGMLYIQRFSQNENQAQPDFTRDEIPAYFDLQTLTKHSISTELFGMKRYGYGTGFGVDYNNNNVFGNAENLTIGANASFEFVSPTVLEEIDTTATQSSVFRSYELRADYSVPRLNFPFAALDNRPGFTSGITRYLLSYSRSDQLLFDINSDVGFNMRYEVNHTSNYSSFLDLIELDLVDTSPSDSYIRNLRNEFGTDTLQDGTIVDAFELQRILEDFNPQVSSIVRYTFRSQNTDIIKRNRGYFSEYSVSVGGNIPYLIDRYVTTPNTLEGNLPSLFKLSDNSLSYSRFIKLSADYRRYYPISNTGVFAWRLYGGFAQPYGNSTSIPLNRRFFAGGSNDIRGWAPFQLGPGDISTDNLNIPGGEIKLAAFAEVRHTFIRDFLGANWYAALFADAGNIWYGPRNDFRDENNQDRLEQGRFRFDNFYNQIAVSSGPGIRLDWEYVVVRFDFAYRLHDLQVGWLNNKQVYFNFGIGHSF; this comes from the coding sequence ATGGATTTTATTTATCCTGAAGTGATTTATGCCCAAACTGTGCAAGAAAATGCCAACACCGAAGATGTGGTACGGCGCATTCGGTTTTCAGGAAATGAGAATATAAAAGACCGATCCCTTACTACCCTGGTAAGAACCCGTACCAACCGGGAATTTTTAGGAATTCCCCGTTTCACCCCCTGGTATTTCATCTGGAAGACTTCCAACGGTAGATTTGGTGAAGAACCGGCGTACCTGAATCGGGGAACCGTTGGTAACGATATGGAACGTATCGCCTTGTACTACGAGTCACTCGGATATCTTGATGTGAATGTGGATACTACTATTGTTGAATACCGCACGGATAAAATTGAGGTTTCATTTATTATTGAGGAAGGCCCTGCATATCAAATAGGAACGGTGTCGTACAGCGGGATGCCGGATTTCAGTGATCCTCAAAGAAAATTTAACTTTCTTGCCGACGGAGCCTTAACCCGGGGACGTCTTAACGACACTACTTTTACCGTAAATCGACAATACAGCTCGCAGGCCCTGAGCACGGAACAGCAGCGTATCATTACATTTTTAAAAAACAATGGTTATGCCTCCGTGCAGCGTGACTCAGTCATCGCCCTGGTGAAAGATGATACCACAAAATCCAACACCCTTGACATCCGTTATCAAATATATCCCGGAAAAACCTATACGTTTGGAGATGTCCGGGTTCGGCTAAGCGACACCGAGCCCCCGGTAAATTATACCCAAAAAGATACCCTTTCCGGGCCGCCCCATACCGTTGATTCAACGCAAACCGTTTTTCTGGAAAAAGAACCCGGAACCCAGTCCGCTTTTCGGCTTCTTTACGATCAAATCCTATTCAAACCAGGACAAATTTATAACCATTCTTTGTATTTGGAAACGGTAAATGAGTTTCAGAATCTTGGGATGCTTTATATACAGCGGTTCAGCCAAAACGAAAATCAAGCACAGCCGGATTTCACCAGGGATGAAATCCCCGCTTACTTCGACCTCCAAACGCTGACCAAACACAGTATTTCTACTGAATTATTTGGCATGAAGCGTTACGGATACGGAACCGGTTTTGGGGTTGACTACAACAATAACAATGTATTTGGAAATGCGGAAAACCTCACTATCGGGGCAAATGCCAGTTTCGAGTTTGTAAGCCCCACCGTACTGGAAGAGATTGACACTACCGCCACCCAATCTTCGGTGTTCAGAAGCTATGAATTGCGGGCCGACTATTCGGTGCCTCGCTTAAATTTTCCGTTCGCCGCTTTGGATAACCGTCCCGGTTTCACCAGTGGTATCACCCGTTACCTGCTTTCATACAGCCGCTCCGATCAGCTTCTTTTTGATATCAACTCAGATGTGGGTTTCAACATGAGATATGAAGTAAATCACACCTCAAATTACTCCAGTTTTTTGGACCTGATCGAACTTGATTTAGTGGATACCAGCCCTTCCGATTCATACATCAGGAACCTTAGAAATGAATTTGGGACCGATACCCTGCAAGACGGCACTATTGTAGATGCTTTTGAATTACAGCGGATTCTTGAAGATTTCAACCCGCAGGTTTCTTCCATTGTCCGGTACACATTCAGAAGCCAAAACACGGATATTATAAAGCGGAACCGGGGATACTTCAGTGAGTATTCCGTGTCGGTAGGTGGAAACATCCCCTATCTCATTGACCGGTATGTAACTACCCCGAATACCCTGGAAGGAAATCTTCCCTCCCTGTTTAAGCTCAGTGATAACAGCCTGAGTTACAGCCGGTTTATTAAACTGTCTGCAGATTATCGCCGGTATTATCCTATTTCAAATACGGGAGTTTTCGCGTGGAGGCTGTATGGGGGATTTGCGCAGCCGTATGGGAATTCGACCTCTATCCCTCTTAATCGCAGGTTTTTTGCAGGAGGCAGCAATGATATTCGCGGCTGGGCTCCCTTCCAACTGGGACCGGGTGATATCTCTACGGATAACCTGAACATCCCCGGCGGAGAAATTAAATTAGCCGCCTTTGCCGAAGTGCGCCACACATTTATACGTGATTTCCTTGGAGCAAACTGGTATGCTGCACTTTTTGCAGATGCCGGCAATATCTGGTACGGACCGCGCAATGACTTCAGGGATGAAAATAATCAGGACAGGCTGGAGCAAGGAAGATTTCGCTTTGATAATTTTTATAACCAAATTGCCGTCAGCAGCGGCCCCGGCATCCGGCTGGACTGGGAATATGTGGTAGTCAGGTTTGATTTTGCTTACCGGCTGCACGACCTTCAAGTTGGCTGGTTAAACAATAAGCAGGTATATTTTAATTTTGGTATCGGCCACTCCTTTTAA
- a CDS encoding DUF2795 domain-containing protein — protein MIWTVELAAALDDAPFPATREELIEWAERNGLPNQVIVNLEELEEIEQGEEPVYEGIEDIWPDYIRKEDFFHNEEDEGFDYDDV, from the coding sequence ATGATTTGGACCGTTGAATTAGCCGCAGCATTAGATGACGCCCCTTTCCCCGCTACCCGCGAGGAACTTATTGAATGGGCAGAACGCAATGGCCTGCCTAACCAGGTGATTGTGAATCTTGAAGAACTCGAAGAAATAGAACAAGGTGAAGAACCTGTATATGAAGGCATAGAAGATATCTGGCCGGATTACATTCGTAAAGAAGACTTTTTCCATAACGAAGAAGACGAAGGCTTTGATTACGACGACGTTTAA
- a CDS encoding twin-arginine translocase TatA/TatE family subunit, giving the protein MFNSLGAPEILIIAIMVLVLFGAKRIPELARGLGQGIKEFRQASKDIKKEIEDSSRDINDAANHEETSSKSK; this is encoded by the coding sequence ATGTTTAACAGTTTAGGTGCCCCTGAAATTCTAATTATCGCCATCATGGTGTTGGTATTGTTTGGAGCAAAAAGAATTCCTGAATTAGCCCGTGGATTAGGCCAGGGTATCAAGGAGTTTCGTCAAGCTTCCAAAGACATTAAAAAGGAAATTGAAGACAGCTCCAGAGATATCAACGATGCTGCAAATCACGAAGAAACCTCCTCTAAAAGCAAATAA
- a CDS encoding amidase family protein, with amino-acid sequence MTIAETREKVLSGETKLREIVEHYIEQIEAQNSSINAYVNTDFEDALTRADEIQKRIDNGTSGKLAGVVMGIKDLISERGKKLTCASKILENFESVYDATVIERLRAEDVIFIGRLNMDEFAMGSANEYSNFGATKNPHNTDKVPGGSSGGSAAAVAADMAMATLGSDTGGSIRQPASFCGVVGLKPTYGRVSRFGLVAFASSFDCIGPLANTVEDTARILEVIAGFDERDNTSSQKEKDDYVAAAQNPDKKIKIGVPEEFFGEGLDEEIKEGIEQILKNMEADGAELVPIQLPNSKYGIAAYYILATAEASSNLARFDGIRYGHRADKDEMLDELKQEEKALKEQFEIAKGDEKIALQEQLTKLDSPLIRLYKKSRTEGFGTEVKRRIMLGTYVLSAGYYDAYYGKAQKVRRLIQNDYKEAFKNVDVIVSPTAPTTAFDLGSKIDDPVQMYLNDVYTISANLAGICGINVPAGMHSNGLPYGIQFLADSFQESKVLNAGRLVELQFS; translated from the coding sequence ATGACTATTGCCGAGACTCGCGAAAAAGTCTTATCTGGAGAAACAAAACTTCGCGAAATTGTAGAACATTATATCGAACAAATCGAAGCGCAAAATAGCAGTATAAATGCTTATGTAAATACTGATTTTGAAGATGCCCTAACCCGTGCTGATGAGATTCAAAAAAGAATCGATAATGGCACATCCGGCAAACTTGCCGGGGTAGTTATGGGTATCAAAGATCTGATTTCTGAGCGTGGAAAGAAATTAACCTGTGCGTCAAAAATTCTTGAGAACTTTGAAAGTGTTTATGATGCTACGGTTATTGAACGGCTCAGAGCCGAAGATGTTATTTTCATCGGGCGGTTAAACATGGACGAATTTGCCATGGGTTCGGCTAATGAATACAGCAATTTCGGAGCGACCAAAAATCCGCACAACACCGATAAAGTTCCGGGAGGATCTTCCGGGGGAAGTGCAGCAGCCGTTGCGGCTGATATGGCTATGGCCACTTTGGGTTCTGATACCGGGGGGTCTATTCGTCAACCGGCTTCTTTTTGTGGAGTGGTTGGACTGAAGCCTACATATGGCCGTGTATCCCGTTTTGGCTTAGTTGCTTTTGCTTCTTCATTCGACTGTATCGGCCCGTTAGCTAACACCGTGGAAGATACTGCCCGCATCCTGGAGGTTATTGCCGGCTTTGACGAGAGGGATAACACTTCTTCCCAAAAAGAGAAGGATGATTACGTGGCGGCTGCTCAAAATCCGGATAAAAAAATTAAAATAGGTGTTCCCGAAGAGTTTTTTGGAGAAGGCCTCGATGAGGAAATCAAGGAAGGAATTGAGCAAATTTTGAAAAACATGGAGGCTGACGGGGCTGAATTAGTTCCCATACAGTTGCCAAATTCAAAATATGGAATAGCTGCTTACTATATTTTGGCAACGGCTGAAGCTTCGAGTAACCTCGCTCGCTTCGACGGAATCCGCTATGGCCACCGTGCCGATAAAGATGAGATGCTTGATGAGCTGAAGCAGGAAGAGAAAGCCCTGAAGGAACAGTTTGAAATTGCCAAAGGGGATGAAAAAATAGCACTGCAGGAGCAATTAACTAAGCTTGATTCCCCGCTAATCCGCTTGTATAAAAAATCCCGTACAGAAGGATTTGGAACAGAGGTCAAACGCAGAATCATGCTCGGAACCTATGTGTTGAGTGCGGGTTATTATGATGCGTACTATGGAAAAGCCCAAAAAGTACGCCGGCTCATTCAAAATGACTACAAAGAAGCGTTTAAGAACGTTGATGTAATAGTCAGCCCAACGGCCCCAACCACGGCTTTTGATTTGGGATCAAAAATTGATGATCCTGTGCAAATGTATTTGAATGATGTATACACCATCAGTGCAAATCTGGCGGGTATTTGCGGTATTAATGTTCCGGCCGGAATGCACAGTAATGGCTTGCCCTACGGAATCCAATTCCTGGCTGATAGTTTTCAGGAATCCAAAGTACTGAACGCAGGCCGACTTGTTGAACTGCAATTTTCCTAA
- a CDS encoding SDR family NAD(P)-dependent oxidoreductase: MNRLKGKTAIVTGATAGIGLKTAELLAAEGVHLILTGRREERLQEVKKEFEDRFDVSVQTASFDVQDAEACKTFVDSLSSSIDILVNNAGLAKGTDPVYEASFDDWNTMIDTNMKGLLYLSRLISPQMRERNTGHIINVGSTAGHESYAGGVVYSATKHAVKAITEATKKDLHGTEVRVSMISPGLVETEFSEVRFEGDKEKAANVYKGMKPLVAQDIAEIIVFVANRPAHVNIMDTIIYPVAQSSATMVHRNE; encoded by the coding sequence ATGAACAGGCTCAAGGGTAAAACAGCAATTGTAACCGGGGCTACTGCAGGTATTGGACTTAAAACTGCAGAGTTGTTAGCCGCGGAGGGTGTTCATCTAATACTTACCGGCAGGAGAGAAGAACGGCTGCAAGAGGTGAAAAAAGAATTTGAAGATCGATTTGATGTTTCAGTCCAAACGGCTTCTTTTGATGTACAGGATGCTGAAGCGTGTAAAACATTTGTGGATTCCCTTAGCTCATCGATAGATATTTTAGTAAACAATGCCGGCTTGGCCAAAGGCACTGATCCTGTTTACGAGGCCTCTTTTGATGATTGGAATACGATGATTGATACTAACATGAAAGGATTGTTATATCTGTCTCGCCTCATTTCACCTCAAATGCGTGAACGAAATACCGGGCATATTATAAATGTAGGTTCCACGGCCGGACATGAATCTTATGCCGGAGGGGTGGTTTACAGTGCCACAAAACATGCCGTAAAAGCAATTACGGAAGCCACAAAAAAAGATCTGCACGGTACCGAAGTTAGGGTGAGTATGATTTCTCCGGGGCTGGTGGAAACTGAATTTAGTGAAGTCCGTTTTGAGGGAGATAAAGAAAAAGCGGCAAATGTGTATAAAGGGATGAAGCCTTTGGTGGCTCAGGATATTGCTGAAATCATCGTATTTGTAGCTAATCGTCCGGCTCATGTTAATATTATGGACACGATTATCTATCCCGTTGCACAATCTTCTGCCACCATGGTACACCGAAATGAATAA